A portion of the Pararge aegeria chromosome 10, ilParAegt1.1, whole genome shotgun sequence genome contains these proteins:
- the LOC120627147 gene encoding roundabout homolog 2-like, translated as MVDVGGNECHNTINGRNQFVFLVFVHLLLIGLNGTNAQNRAPRIKEHPSSTVSGRSEPATLRCVVEGRPKPTVQWFKDGAPLPPAEDGHRVLLEDGLLFLRVNRGKKESDEGIYWCVARNIAGEAVSQNASLNVAVLRDDFRVEPRDVQVAAGEPALLECVPPRGIPEPSMHWLKDGQLYDIEVNGRVTIIETGSLKIVETLPNDSGLYRCVASNIAGERQSRAAALIVLRRPHFVVKPSNVTALVGQNVELNCQSYDTSVKITWVKEDGVLPSHATIIRGLLRLEQVSASDAGVYSCRADSHAGTSIASASLTVYSLPHFTQIPSNLTAWEGDVVSIPCEAKGLPTPTTFWILEGTEDSLLFPECTRSNSSLLYLDDAKVEHGGRVICVAVNAAGSVMQEAYLNVLKKTNNPLKARSSDENFGNNYEHEVRMTEYEFVQARKYLQQNVLVLRRVETLSSSSLKVVWDVLTDYNEYLEGVKIWYNGTSMNWRNSTEEITILNSSQLDTCPNGSLTNVDNSGSSSYILSGLSSYTQYDIFLMPFYKMLLGKPSNSMTGYTDGDVPSAPPQSVTAGVINATSAWIRWEPPPANTWNGELTGYLIEIRVGGGNSGRVVGQMSLGARTRAAAASSLRSGGRYSARAAAVTRRGHGPFSAPAQIHMLPMHSQRHYVQTEPPNDASIPHLLQETWLLALALTLFSIIVIGIVSIYYIKRRNNIQRKKSNGQSIVTAQQCLLNKDTIWLRDRPVFAPPDSGLDVTSCHQSLLQGGHSPNIMNVEPEYCLPQNSIQGLDTSSVDRIKRGPPEPYASSAIYTELNFKDNGDIGDARSCPERRSHNNSIVRSCNGSIQYSNGECSTCCHSTSSRSTKDYREMRHENLHNDVNIVEDDCASCHTNRSGSRSRQDKSKVCPASDLEYDYPQWHWLGRENSFKIPVQSGRHSNMARSEQGCQINLNDILPPPPYESPENKGQNK; from the exons ATGGTGGATGTCGGTGGTAATGAGTGTCATAACACCATAAACGGGAGGAACCAATTTGTATTTCTCGTTTTTGTGCATTTGTTACTTATTGGACTGAATGGAACTaatg CGCAAAATCGAGCACCGCGTATAAAAGAGCACCCATCCAGCACGGTATCCGGCCGCAGTGAACCGGCGACCCTACGGTGTGTGGTGGAAGGCAGACCTAAGCCAACCGTGCAGTGGTTCAAAGATGGTGCACCTTTACCACCGGCAGAAGATGGTCATAGAGTGCTTTTGGAAGACGGcctattatttttaag GGTAAACCGGGGGAAGAAGGAGAGTGATGAGGGGATTTATTGGTGTGTGGCTCGCAATATAGCCGGGGAGGCTGTAAGTCAGAACGCTTCATTAAATGTTGCTG ttctaCGTGATGACTTCAGGGTTGAACCTAGAGACGTTCAAGTGGCTGCAGGGGAGCCGGCTTTATTAGAATGTGTGCCTCCTCGAGGTATTCCAGAACCGTCAATGCATTGGTTGAAAGATGGTCAATTGTATGATATTGAAGTTAATGGAAG GGTAACAATAATAGAAACTGGTAGCTTGAAAATAGTAGAAACATTGCCAAATGATAGTGGTCTATACAGATGTGTTGCATCAAATATAGCCGGCGAGAGACAGTCCAGAGCTGCAGCTTTAATTGTTTTAAGACGCCCACATTTTGTTGTGAAACCTAGTAATGTAACAGCTTTAGTTGGACAAAACGTAGAATTAAATTGccag AGCTATGATACAAGCGTAAAAATAACATGGGTCAAGGAAGACGGCGTGTTGCCGTCACATGCAACAATAATCCGGGGACTATTACGGTTGGAACAGGTGTCCGCATCCGATGCGGGTGTCTATTCCTGCCGGGCAGATAGCCACGCCGGCACGAGCATCGCCAGCGCATCACTAACCGTTTACT CTTTACCGCACTTCACGCAGATACCGTCCAATTTGACCGCATGGGAGGGTGATGTGGTGTCCATTCCATGTGAAGCCAAAGGCTTACCGACACCTACCACCTTTTGGATACTAGAAGGCACTGAAGACTCTTTGCTTTTTCCTGAGTGCACTAGGAGTAATTCAAGTCTGTTGTATCTGGACGATGCGAAAGTGGAACACGGCGGAAGGGTTATCTGCGTTGCAGTAAATGCGGCCGGCAGTGTTATGCAAGAAGCTTATCTAAATGTGTTAAAGAAAACCAATAATCCATTGAAAGCCCGCTCCTCAGACGAAAACTTCGGTAATAATTATGAACACGAGGTTCGTATGACAGAGTATGAGTTTGTTCAAGCAAGGAAGTATTTACAACAAAATGTTTTAGTCCTAAGGAGGGTGGAAACTTTGTCGTCGAGTTCTCTGAAAGTTGTTTGGGAC GTGTTAACAGATTACAACGAATATTTGGAAGGAGTTAAGATTTGGTACAATGGAACTTCTATGAACTGGCGCAATAGTACTGAAGagataacaatattaaattcgTCTCAACTAGATACTTGTCCTAATGGATCTCTGACAAACGTTGATAACAGTGGGTCATCAAGCTATATTTTATCTGGGTTGTCGTCGTACACACAGTATGATATTTTTCTTATGCCGTTCTATAAAATGTTGCTTGGGAAACCTTCTAATTCGATGACAGGTTATACGGATGGGGATG ttCCATCCGCACCGCCCCAAAGCGTGACAGCGGGTGTAATTAACGCTACTTCGGCTTGGATACGATGGGAACCACCACCTGCGAATACTTGGAACGGGGAACTTACAGGCTATTTG ATTGAAATTCGTGTGGGAGGTGGCAACAGCGGTCGTGTGGTAGGTCAAATGTCTCTCGGGGCGCGTACTAGGGCTGCAGCGGCGAGTTCTTTACGATCCGGAGGCCGCTACAGTGCCAGGGCTGCAGCTGTCACTCGTAGAGGTCATGGACCGTTTAGCGCGCCCGCTCAAATTCACATGCTGCCCATGCATTCGCAGAGACATTATGTGCA GACTGAACCACCGAATGATGCCTCAATACCGCATTTACTTCAAGAGACATGGTTGCTTGCTTTAGCGTTAACTTTATTCTCTATTATTGTGATTGGCATCGTTAGTATCTATTACATAAAGCGCCGCAACAATATCCAAAGGAAGAAGTCGAACG GTCAATCTATTGTTACGGCTCAACAGTGTCTATTGAATAAAGATACAATTTGGCTAAGAGACCGACCAGTGTTTGCGCCTCCAGATTCTGGGTTAGACGTTACGAGCTGCCACCAAAGTTTATTGCAAG GTGGTCATTCACCAAACATTATGAACGTTGAGCCGGAGTATTGCCTACCCCAAAACTCTATCCAAGGTTTAGACACCTCAAGTGTAGACAGAATAAAAAGGGGCCCACCGGAACCCTACGCTTCCAGTGCTATTTACACTGAACTCAATTTCAAG GACAATGGTGACATCGGAGATGCTCGAAGTTGTCCGGAAAGGCGATCTCACAACAATAGTATTGTAAGATCGTGCAATGGCAGCATTCAATATTCCAATGGGGAATGTTCGACATGTTGTCACAGCACTTCCAGTAGATCAACAAAAGATTACAGGGAAATGAGACATGAGAACTTACACAATGATGTAAATATAGTTGAAGATGATTGTGCTTCCTGTCACACAAATAGATCAGGATCAAGGAGTCGACAGGACAAAAGTAAAGTGTGTCCTGCTAGTGATTTAGAATACGACTACCCCCAATGGCATTGGTTAGGAAGGgagaatagttttaaaattccCGTTCAGTCAGGACGACATTCGAATATGGCGCGGTCCGAGCAAGGCTGTCAAATAAATCTTAATGATATACTGCCACCACCACCCTACGAA agtCCTGAGAATAAAGGTCAAAATAAGTAA